The genomic stretch GCCCTACCGAACTTTCCGGTGGAGAGCAGCAGAGGGTGGCCATTGCCCGGGCTCTGGTGAAAAATCCTCCGTTGATTTTAGCCGACGAGCCTACCGGCAATCTGGACAGCCGTTCCGGTGCGGAGATAATCTCCATCCTCACCTCTTTACACGCCGAGCAGGGCATTACCCTGCTCGTGATAACTCATGACGCCAATATAGCTAGTCACTGTCAGCGCATTATTCATCTTATGGACGGTCAGGTAGAAAGGGAGGAGAAGGTATGAAGAAGTGGTTTGAACCTTTCTCAACAGCCTGGGTCGGTGTGGTCACCCACAAGCTTCGCAGCTTTTTAACCATCCTCGGAATCGTCATCGGTGTAGCCGCCGTGATTGCTCTGATGTCCATCGGCAGGGGTGCTTCGGCAGACATCCTCTCCCGCATCGAGGGCATGGGGTCGGACCTCATTACCATCAGTCCTGGCTCGTCTACCTTTGGTGGTGTCAGGAGTGCTGCCGGTAGCGTTCGCACACTTACTCAAGAAGATGCAGAGGCAATATCAGGACAGGTTGCTTATGTGGATTCGGTAGCTCCTACCTACTCAACCTCGCTCCAGGTCGTTGTCGGTGGCGAGAATGTGAATTCTCAAGTTGCCGGTGTACCCCCGGAGTACCAGGAGATACAGAATTTGGAGATTGCCTATGGTTTCTTCTTCTCTGACTATGAGTATCAGCGTGGCGCAAAGGTAGTAGTACTTGGCTCGAATGTAAAAGAGACCCTGTTTGGTGATACTGACCCGATTGGGCAGCAGATACGTATGGGCAATAACATTGTCCGTGTTATCGGAGTTTTGGAAACCAAAGAAGGCTTTATGGGCTCCTCGCCTGATGATGCCATTTTGATTCCGTTAACTGCTATGCAGCAGATGGTTGCCCAGCCAAGAACCAATCAGGGCGAACGCATAGTTTCGTCCATAGTGCTGACGGTGAGCGACGAGGAGCAGACAGAATACGTGGTTGATGAAATAACGAGCCTGCTTCGTGACCGACACCGGCTGGGACCTAATGTAGATGATGACTTTCGTATTATATCTATACAGGAGATATCCGAAACCGTGTCTGAAGCGACGGGTACGATGACCCTTCTCTTAGGCGCTATTGCTGCTATTTCACTGCTGGTGGGGGGTATCGGGGTGATGAATATCATGCTGGTATCGGTGCTGGAGAGGACCAGGGAGATAGGTATCCGAAAGGCGCTGGGAGCCAGG from Chloroflexota bacterium encodes the following:
- a CDS encoding ABC transporter permease, with amino-acid sequence MKKWFEPFSTAWVGVVTHKLRSFLTILGIVIGVAAVIALMSIGRGASADILSRIEGMGSDLITISPGSSTFGGVRSAAGSVRTLTQEDAEAISGQVAYVDSVAPTYSTSLQVVVGGENVNSQVAGVPPEYQEIQNLEIAYGFFFSDYEYQRGAKVVVLGSNVKETLFGDTDPIGQQIRMGNNIVRVIGVLETKEGFMGSSPDDAILIPLTAMQQMVAQPRTNQGERIVSSIVLTVSDEEQTEYVVDEITSLLRDRHRLGPNVDDDFRIISIQEISETVSEATGTMTLLLGAIAAISLLVGGIGVMNIMLVSVLERTREIGIRKALGARERDIWVQFLIEAAFLTFAGGVIGVIAGWMVSYFVSSMGIMTTIVSADIVILAVSVSVGIGLFFGFYPAWNASRLNPIEALRSE